One segment of Bradyrhizobium sp. WD16 DNA contains the following:
- a CDS encoding enoyl-CoA hydratase/isomerase family protein, protein MTSDLALSQSGFVTTIEIRRPPLNFFDLLLIRQIANAVEAIDKDPSVRAVVLAAEGKAFCAGANFNEPAPSPERSVGDTAIGHLYLEAVRLFSARKPIIAAVHGAAIGGGLGLAMAADFRVTCPEARFSANFTRLGFHPGFGLTVTLPEAIGETNAALMFYTSRRVTGEDAFKMGLASVLVAQDQVRAAAFKLAEEIAECSPLGVVATRATIRRGLANRVRAATEHELAEQTRLRATEDFKEGIKAMAERRVPNFKGR, encoded by the coding sequence ATGACATCGGATCTTGCTCTCAGCCAGTCGGGCTTCGTCACCACCATCGAGATTCGCCGACCACCCCTGAACTTCTTCGACCTGCTGCTGATCCGGCAGATCGCCAACGCGGTCGAGGCGATCGACAAGGATCCATCCGTGCGCGCGGTGGTGCTGGCGGCGGAGGGCAAGGCGTTCTGCGCCGGCGCCAATTTCAACGAGCCGGCGCCCAGTCCCGAACGCTCGGTCGGCGACACCGCGATCGGCCACCTCTACCTCGAGGCAGTGCGTCTCTTCAGCGCCCGGAAGCCCATCATCGCCGCGGTGCATGGCGCCGCCATCGGCGGCGGCCTTGGCCTTGCCATGGCGGCGGATTTCCGCGTCACCTGCCCGGAAGCGCGCTTCTCGGCCAATTTCACCCGGCTGGGTTTCCATCCCGGCTTCGGCCTCACGGTCACCTTGCCGGAAGCGATCGGTGAAACCAACGCCGCACTGATGTTCTACACCAGTCGCCGCGTGACCGGCGAGGATGCCTTCAAGATGGGCCTCGCCAGCGTGCTGGTGGCGCAGGATCAGGTCCGCGCGGCGGCGTTCAAACTCGCCGAGGAGATCGCCGAATGCTCGCCGCTCGGCGTCGTAGCGACCCGCGCGACGATACGCCGGGGGCTCGCCAACCGGGTCAGGGCGGCGACGGAGCATGAACTCGCCGAGCAGACACGGCTGCGTGCTACCGAAGACTTCAAGGAAGGCATCAAGGCGATGGCAGAGCGTCGCGTTCCCAACTTCAAGGGCCGGTGA